A window from Moritella yayanosii encodes these proteins:
- the rsmD gene encoding 16S rRNA (guanine(966)-N(2))-methyltransferase RsmD: MAKSRTKQQNQRPAGHIRIISGQWRGRKLPVKDVIGLRPTTDRIKETVFNWLSPYVRNSRCLDLFAGSGGLIFEALSRYANSGLLFEKDPSAASQLQQNIDLLDADNATLVRGDTLHLLTTVPEHRYDLIFIDPPFRQDLLEDCCAKLEANNWLSADAVIYIEREKELNQVKLPANWTILKEKQAGQVCFELYQRT; this comes from the coding sequence ATGGCAAAATCTCGCACAAAACAACAAAATCAACGTCCTGCTGGGCACATCCGCATTATCAGCGGGCAATGGCGTGGTCGCAAGCTGCCCGTTAAAGATGTCATCGGCCTGCGTCCCACCACCGACCGCATTAAAGAAACCGTTTTCAACTGGTTATCCCCTTATGTCCGGAATAGCCGTTGTCTGGACCTGTTTGCTGGCAGTGGCGGGTTAATTTTTGAAGCTCTGTCCCGTTATGCTAACTCGGGGTTATTGTTTGAAAAAGATCCCAGTGCAGCCAGCCAGCTACAGCAAAATATCGATTTACTGGACGCCGACAACGCGACATTAGTACGTGGCGATACCTTACACCTACTCACTACAGTACCCGAACACCGCTATGACTTAATATTTATCGACCCACCGTTTCGTCAAGACTTACTCGAAGATTGCTGCGCCAAGCTCGAAGCAAACAATTGGTTAAGTGCGGACGCAGTCATTTATATCGAGCGCGAGAAAGAACTTAATCAAGTTAAATTACCGGCTAACTGGACTATCTTAAAAGAAAAGCAAGCAGGACAGGTTTGTTTTGAACTATATCAACGCACCTGA
- the dapA gene encoding 4-hydroxy-tetrahydrodipicolinate synthase, which yields MSVNSPVTDKAAMKALLKGSIVALVTPFKNNKIDEPALRNLVDWHVEQGTHGIVAVGTTGECPTLSLEEHCQILDIVVSQAAGRLPVIAGAGSNNPTDAIMLSNHAQAAGAIATLHVAGYYNRPCQEGLFQHFKAINDNNDLPIIVYNIPGRAIVDIQPETLARMAELKNVVGIKDATGDLSRPWLERQLIKGDFSFLSGDDCTSVAYNVSGGNGLISVSANVAPKLYAQVQELTFAGKYNEARELQDRLIPLHQLMFKETSPAGVKYAVSLLGLCEPECRLPVIELTQGTKDAIRAAMVELELM from the coding sequence ATGAGTGTTAACTCACCGGTCACCGATAAAGCAGCAATGAAAGCATTACTTAAAGGCTCAATTGTTGCGTTGGTTACCCCGTTTAAAAATAATAAAATTGATGAACCAGCATTACGTAATCTCGTTGACTGGCATGTAGAACAGGGTACGCATGGTATTGTGGCTGTGGGTACCACGGGTGAATGTCCAACATTATCATTAGAAGAGCATTGCCAAATTCTTGATATTGTTGTCAGCCAAGCTGCAGGCCGGTTACCGGTTATTGCAGGCGCGGGTTCAAATAATCCAACCGATGCGATCATGTTATCTAATCATGCACAAGCTGCCGGTGCTATCGCGACGTTACATGTGGCTGGTTATTATAACCGTCCTTGTCAGGAAGGTCTATTCCAACATTTTAAGGCGATTAACGATAATAATGACCTGCCTATTATAGTTTACAATATCCCTGGTCGTGCGATTGTCGATATCCAGCCTGAAACGTTAGCGCGTATGGCAGAATTGAAAAATGTTGTCGGTATTAAAGATGCAACAGGTGATCTGTCGCGTCCTTGGTTAGAGCGTCAATTAATTAAAGGTGATTTTTCTTTCCTTTCCGGAGATGATTGCACCTCGGTTGCTTATAATGTATCTGGTGGTAACGGTTTGATCTCGGTGTCTGCTAACGTAGCGCCAAAACTGTATGCACAAGTGCAAGAATTAACGTTTGCGGGTAAATATAATGAAGCGAGAGAATTACAAGACCGCTTGATCCCGCTGCATCAATTAATGTTTAAAGAAACTAGCCCCGCAGGTGTGAAGTACGCTGTGTCGTTGTTAGGCTTGTGTGAACCTGAGTGTCGTTTACCTGTTATTGAATTGACCCAAGGTACAAAAGACGCAATTCGCGCTGCTATGGTTGAATTAGAGTTGATGTAA
- a CDS encoding GGDEF domain-containing protein, with protein sequence MLVELPNILFMLVIVLSHFFKQGRSGFAALLMLVAYNVIQQRLQTPLAVGSTLFEYYFLVLLLPANLVLLLFLPERALFSFKALSYHAIFIVQIAVFYWFIQPEQLPLVSNLLTAIEPWILVSGDVSVLPNILLGLLICAVLIAAILMLFREVSSDQAFLSALLASTLTVVEFEQQWISASMFTISAIVLLFSILKRSHEQAFIDELTRIPGRRALNIELAQLSGKYSIAMLDIDRFKKFNDTYGHDIGDSVLKMVASQLATVKGRGRVFRYGGEEFTILFKGKSALDCIGYLNDIRLLVADYPFQIRQPVERREPQEAGAKNTDSCQVEFIEKTVKVTISIGVAQRRSSTTSPDEVIIAADKLLYKAKESGRNQVCA encoded by the coding sequence ATGTTGGTTGAATTACCGAATATATTATTTATGCTGGTGATCGTACTAAGTCACTTCTTTAAGCAAGGTCGTAGTGGTTTTGCTGCGTTGCTGATGCTGGTGGCTTACAATGTGATCCAGCAACGTTTACAAACCCCGTTGGCGGTTGGCAGTACGTTATTTGAATATTATTTTCTGGTGTTATTATTGCCCGCTAATCTAGTGTTGTTATTATTCTTACCTGAACGCGCACTGTTTTCCTTTAAAGCACTTTCATATCACGCTATCTTCATCGTGCAAATTGCCGTTTTTTATTGGTTTATTCAGCCAGAACAATTACCTTTGGTGAGCAACTTGTTGACGGCAATAGAACCTTGGATCTTAGTATCCGGTGATGTGTCGGTATTACCCAACATATTACTAGGTTTATTGATCTGCGCGGTGCTGATTGCGGCGATACTCATGCTATTTAGAGAGGTGTCTTCCGATCAAGCATTTCTGAGTGCGCTACTGGCGAGTACATTGACGGTGGTTGAGTTTGAGCAGCAGTGGATATCGGCCAGCATGTTTACCATCAGTGCGATTGTGCTGCTGTTCAGTATATTGAAACGCAGTCATGAACAGGCTTTTATTGATGAGCTTACTCGTATTCCGGGTCGACGTGCGTTAAATATTGAACTGGCTCAGCTGAGTGGCAAGTATAGTATTGCGATGTTGGATATTGATCGTTTTAAAAAATTCAATGATACCTATGGCCATGATATTGGTGACTCGGTATTAAAAATGGTGGCGTCGCAATTGGCAACAGTGAAAGGACGAGGTAGAGTTTTTCGCTATGGTGGCGAAGAGTTTACCATCTTATTTAAAGGTAAATCGGCACTTGATTGTATCGGTTACTTAAACGACATTAGATTATTGGTTGCTGATTATCCTTTTCAAATTCGCCAACCCGTCGAGCGTAGAGAGCCGCAGGAAGCAGGCGCTAAAAATACGGACAGTTGCCAAGTGGAATTTATTGAAAAAACCGTAAAAGTAACGATAAGTATCGGTGTTGCCCAGAGGCGAAGTTCAACAACAAGCCCTGACGAAGTGATTATAGCGGCAGATAAGCTACTGTATAAAGCCAAAGAATCAGGGCGAAATCAAGTGTGTGCTTAA
- a CDS encoding 1-acylglycerol-3-phosphate O-acyltransferase: MLLISRLILILLFMIYLLIMSILRFSLQPRHPKHVACVARNFSRLARIFGVKLIVRKPAGLNDAGPYVFVGNHQNNYDLVTMTAAVQPGTVSVGKKSLVWVPIFGFVYWLSGNILIDRSNKSKAFGTISAVADRIRKGHLSIWMFAEGTRSRGRGLLPFKTGAFHIAIQAEVPIVPVCCSNTHNKIKLNRWDNGEVIIEIMAPIPTVGLERSSVRKLSTDVHAIMKKRIDELSAEARDA, translated from the coding sequence ATGTTATTAATTAGTCGTTTAATCTTGATCTTACTATTTATGATCTATTTACTGATCATGAGTATATTACGCTTTAGTTTACAGCCTCGTCATCCAAAACACGTGGCATGTGTGGCGCGAAACTTCTCTCGTTTGGCGCGTATTTTTGGGGTGAAGCTAATCGTCCGTAAACCAGCGGGGTTGAATGATGCTGGCCCGTATGTATTTGTTGGTAATCATCAAAACAACTATGATTTGGTCACTATGACGGCTGCGGTTCAACCAGGGACAGTATCAGTCGGCAAAAAAAGTTTAGTTTGGGTACCTATTTTTGGTTTTGTGTATTGGTTATCGGGTAATATTTTGATTGACCGTAGTAACAAAAGTAAAGCGTTCGGTACTATTTCTGCAGTAGCGGATCGTATTCGTAAAGGTCACTTGAGTATTTGGATGTTTGCCGAAGGTACGCGTAGTCGTGGTCGAGGTTTATTACCGTTTAAGACGGGTGCATTCCATATTGCAATTCAAGCGGAAGTACCGATTGTGCCAGTTTGTTGTTCAAATACCCATAACAAGATTAAATTAAACCGCTGGGATAATGGCGAAGTGATTATTGAGATCATGGCACCGATTCCAACGGTGGGCTTAGAACGTAGTTCGGTAAGAAAGTTATCAACTGACGTACACGCGATTATGAAAAAGCGTATTGACGAGCTATCTGCAGAAGCAAGAGATGCTTAA
- the parC gene encoding DNA topoisomerase IV subunit A yields the protein MTDVIDMSLEGVEEQPLREFTEQAYLNYSMYVIMDRALPHIGDGLKPVQRRITYAMSELGLHAGAKYKKSARTVGDVLGKYHPHGDSACYEAMVLMAQPFSYRYPLVDGQGNWGAPDDPKSFAAMRYTEAKLSKFAEVLLGEIGLGTVDWSPNFDGTMKEPQLLPARLPHILLNGVTGIAVGMATDIPPHNVREVTNACLHLIDNPKAELSELMAYVKGPDYPTEAEIITPEKDIAKIYETGKGSIKMRAVFSMESGDIVISALPHQVSGGKILEQIAAQMQAKKLPMVADLRDESDHENPTRLVIIPRSNRIDIEQLMAHLFASTDLEKNFRVNLNMIGLNEKPQVKGLKKILSEWLVFRHSTVRRRLQFRLDKVLSRLHMLDGLLIAFLNIDEVIEIIRNYDDPKAELISRFDLSVKQAEAVLELKLRHLAKLEEMRIRGEQGELNTERHKLEQLLSSDRRLATLVKKELIADAEKFGDERRSPIIERKEAKALTEKELMPNEAVTVVLSQQGWARCAKGHDVDAKGLSYKASDGYKDAAEGRSNCPAVFIDSSGRSFALDARTLPSARSQGEPLTTRFSLAVGHTFVHVLMADDSQQYLLSSDAGYGFIGKFSDMISRNKNGKALLVLPVGGLVIEPQAVINIATDHCLIISNEGRMLIFPLSSLPLLSKGKGNKLMNIPSARVKSREEFVQILIIVPAGQSVTLYAGKRKLTLKPADLEHYKGERGRRGFKLPRGLQRVDTVEVVDE from the coding sequence ATGACTGACGTTATTGATATGAGCTTAGAAGGTGTCGAAGAACAACCGCTAAGAGAATTTACCGAGCAGGCATATTTGAACTATTCCATGTATGTGATCATGGATCGTGCTTTGCCTCATATTGGTGACGGATTAAAGCCAGTTCAACGCCGCATTACCTATGCTATGTCTGAGCTTGGCTTGCATGCGGGGGCTAAATATAAGAAGTCTGCACGTACTGTTGGTGACGTATTAGGTAAATATCATCCCCATGGTGATAGTGCTTGTTATGAAGCCATGGTGCTCATGGCCCAACCTTTCTCTTATCGTTATCCATTAGTTGACGGTCAGGGTAACTGGGGGGCGCCGGATGATCCGAAATCATTTGCGGCAATGCGTTATACCGAAGCTAAATTATCCAAGTTTGCAGAAGTATTACTAGGTGAAATTGGTTTGGGTACGGTTGACTGGTCACCTAACTTCGATGGCACCATGAAGGAGCCTCAATTATTACCGGCACGGTTACCACACATCCTGTTAAATGGTGTGACTGGTATTGCGGTTGGTATGGCGACGGATATTCCACCGCATAATGTACGCGAAGTGACGAATGCGTGCTTACATTTGATTGATAATCCGAAAGCAGAACTGTCAGAACTAATGGCCTATGTAAAAGGTCCAGATTATCCGACCGAAGCGGAAATCATTACCCCAGAAAAAGACATCGCCAAGATCTACGAAACCGGTAAAGGCAGCATTAAAATGCGCGCGGTATTCAGCATGGAAAGTGGTGATATTGTGATCAGCGCGCTGCCACATCAGGTTTCTGGGGGTAAAATTTTAGAGCAAATTGCGGCACAAATGCAGGCCAAGAAGTTGCCGATGGTGGCGGACTTACGGGATGAATCAGATCACGAAAATCCAACCCGACTCGTCATTATCCCTCGTTCTAACCGTATTGATATCGAACAGTTAATGGCGCATTTATTTGCCAGTACGGATCTTGAGAAAAACTTCCGCGTTAACTTGAATATGATCGGTTTGAATGAGAAACCACAAGTTAAAGGTTTAAAGAAAATATTATCTGAATGGTTGGTATTCCGCCACAGTACGGTGCGTCGCCGTCTGCAATTCCGCTTGGATAAAGTACTGTCACGTTTGCATATGCTTGATGGTTTATTGATCGCATTCTTAAATATTGATGAAGTGATTGAGATTATTCGTAATTATGATGATCCCAAAGCGGAATTAATCAGTCGCTTTGATTTGTCGGTTAAACAAGCAGAAGCGGTATTAGAACTAAAATTACGTCATTTAGCGAAACTAGAAGAAATGCGTATTCGTGGCGAGCAAGGTGAGTTAAATACCGAGCGTCACAAACTTGAGCAACTGTTAAGTTCAGATCGCCGCCTAGCAACCTTGGTTAAAAAAGAATTAATTGCGGATGCCGAGAAATTTGGTGATGAACGTCGTTCACCGATTATCGAGCGTAAAGAAGCGAAAGCCTTAACCGAAAAAGAATTAATGCCAAATGAAGCCGTGACCGTGGTGTTATCGCAACAAGGCTGGGCACGTTGTGCTAAAGGCCATGATGTTGATGCCAAAGGGCTCAGTTATAAAGCCAGCGATGGTTATAAAGATGCCGCAGAAGGACGCAGTAATTGTCCTGCGGTATTTATTGATTCGAGTGGTCGTTCGTTTGCACTTGATGCGCGCACATTGCCTTCTGCGCGTAGTCAGGGTGAGCCATTAACGACCCGATTTAGCTTAGCGGTGGGGCACACCTTTGTTCATGTGCTGATGGCGGATGATAGTCAGCAATACTTACTCAGTTCTGATGCGGGTTATGGTTTCATTGGCAAGTTCAGTGACATGATCAGTCGTAACAAAAATGGTAAAGCATTATTAGTCTTACCCGTGGGTGGTTTAGTGATTGAGCCACAAGCCGTGATAAATATAGCCACAGACCATTGTTTAATTATCTCTAACGAAGGCCGGATGTTAATTTTTCCGCTATCGTCATTACCGTTATTATCGAAAGGTAAAGGTAATAAATTAATGAATATCCCCTCTGCACGTGTTAAAAGCCGTGAAGAATTTGTGCAAATACTGATAATTGTGCCTGCAGGACAGTCGGTAACACTTTATGCGGGTAAACGTAAATTAACATTAAAACCTGCTGATTTAGAACATTATAAAGGTGAGCGTGGACGTCGTGGCTTCAAATTACCCCGCGGATTACAGCGTGTTGATACGGTAGAAGTCGTGGATGAATAA
- a CDS encoding LysM-like peptidoglycan-binding domain-containing protein, with protein sequence MGSSALYSLIEKTKLLFPSLTIRVKVLCNVYASLPSIHRKLLPALLLTIVVLLMLPAADDTAHSQAGSSARKSITLTIAPTQNVANKAGLAQNQTNNTPPPIKIKLLDPENIDGEWRAHVIRKGDSVYRIFRQYDIPSAILHELIALRAPEQYITRVRPGQIMSFYIATTGELIQLRITNVDNEPVLFSLREDGSYIFH encoded by the coding sequence ATGGGGAGCAGTGCATTATATTCTCTTATCGAAAAAACTAAATTATTATTTCCATCATTAACAATACGCGTCAAGGTGTTATGTAATGTGTATGCATCACTACCCAGTATTCACCGTAAATTACTGCCCGCGTTATTGCTGACTATCGTGGTATTACTTATGCTGCCAGCAGCAGATGATACCGCCCACAGTCAAGCCGGATCCAGCGCACGAAAATCAATTACGCTGACGATCGCACCGACTCAAAATGTAGCAAACAAAGCAGGCCTAGCACAGAATCAAACCAACAATACCCCGCCACCCATTAAAATTAAACTACTCGACCCTGAAAATATCGACGGCGAATGGCGTGCTCACGTGATCCGCAAGGGCGATTCTGTTTATCGTATTTTCCGTCAATACGATATTCCTTCTGCAATACTACATGAGTTAATTGCATTACGGGCACCTGAGCAATACATTACCCGGGTCAGACCGGGACAAATCATGTCATTTTATATTGCGACAACAGGTGAGTTAATCCAACTGAGAATTACGAATGTAGATAATGAACCCGTGCTATTTTCGTTACGTGAAGATGGCAGTTACATTTTTCACTAA
- the ftsY gene encoding signal recognition particle-docking protein FtsY produces MAKKGMKNWFGFGKKEAQETHEHETSVNNEYIQHDNEIDSTKTGSERVDNAEIPETVVVNVEIVETVSSDNTEESVIDAANAETTETDNMGADAPKWYQFGKKKLKQDADQAEAETQPVADESDAPVIDSITKPATTETADEVQTRVTVIETAPIVETEAKNEPVSVVPAVVEESKDKLFTRLKRGLSRTKGNIGSGFKNFFRGKHIDDDLFEELEEQLLIADLGVATTTRIIDNLTQQASRKQLKDAEALYDILKKDMADMLHKVEQPLEIDSNNKPHVILMVGVNGVGKTTTIGKMAKKFQAEGKSVMLAAGDTFRAAAVEQLQVWGDRNGIPVVAQHTGADSASVLFDAMQSATAKNVDVLIADTAGRLQNKAHLMDELKKIVRVMRKHDATAPHEIMLTIDAGTGQNALSQAELFKDAIGLTGITITKLDGTAKGGVIFAVADKFEIPIRFIGIGEGIDDLRTFNSEEFIEALFSSEDKK; encoded by the coding sequence ATGGCAAAGAAAGGCATGAAAAATTGGTTTGGCTTCGGTAAAAAAGAAGCACAAGAAACGCATGAACATGAAACTTCAGTAAATAATGAATATATTCAACATGATAACGAAATTGACAGTACCAAAACTGGCAGTGAACGAGTTGATAATGCGGAGATACCAGAAACAGTAGTGGTTAACGTTGAGATTGTTGAAACGGTGAGCTCTGATAATACAGAGGAAAGTGTTATTGACGCGGCTAACGCTGAAACCACAGAGACTGACAATATGGGTGCTGACGCCCCCAAGTGGTACCAGTTTGGTAAAAAGAAATTAAAACAGGATGCTGATCAAGCCGAGGCTGAAACGCAACCAGTTGCTGACGAAAGCGACGCGCCAGTAATCGATAGTATTACCAAGCCTGCGACCACCGAGACTGCTGATGAGGTTCAAACAAGGGTAACGGTTATCGAGACCGCGCCAATTGTCGAAACTGAAGCCAAAAATGAACCAGTATCTGTAGTTCCAGCTGTTGTTGAAGAATCAAAAGATAAATTATTTACCCGTTTAAAGCGTGGTTTATCACGTACCAAGGGTAATATCGGTAGTGGCTTTAAAAACTTTTTCCGTGGCAAACATATCGATGATGACTTATTTGAAGAACTTGAAGAGCAGTTATTGATTGCCGATTTGGGTGTCGCAACAACCACACGTATTATTGATAATCTAACGCAACAAGCATCACGTAAACAATTAAAAGATGCTGAAGCGCTGTACGATATCTTGAAAAAAGACATGGCGGATATGCTGCATAAAGTTGAGCAACCGTTAGAAATCGACAGTAACAACAAACCACACGTGATCTTAATGGTTGGTGTGAACGGTGTTGGTAAAACCACGACTATCGGTAAGATGGCGAAAAAATTCCAAGCTGAAGGTAAATCGGTAATGCTAGCGGCAGGTGATACATTCCGTGCTGCCGCTGTTGAGCAGTTACAAGTATGGGGGGATCGTAACGGTATCCCTGTGGTTGCCCAACACACTGGCGCAGATAGTGCCTCGGTATTATTTGATGCGATGCAATCTGCAACTGCAAAAAATGTTGACGTGCTGATCGCCGATACTGCAGGTCGCTTACAAAATAAAGCGCACTTGATGGATGAATTGAAGAAAATAGTCCGCGTCATGCGCAAACACGATGCAACTGCGCCGCATGAGATCATGTTAACGATTGATGCGGGTACCGGTCAAAATGCATTAAGCCAAGCAGAACTATTTAAGGATGCGATTGGTCTTACTGGTATTACCATTACCAAGTTAGATGGTACGGCCAAAGGTGGTGTTATCTTTGCAGTGGCAGATAAATTTGAGATCCCAATCCGTTTTATCGGCATTGGTGAAGGTATTGATGATTTACGTACTTTCAACTCGGAAGAGTTTATTGAAGCGCTGTTTAGTAGCGAAGATAAAAAATAA
- the rsmC gene encoding 16S rRNA (guanine(1207)-N(2))-methyltransferase RsmC, with protein MISNSYTLASQLLERNTAHFEDKDLLIAGYIEDTYPTELAKIAKKVTLFSYDYSAKLHYDNVSNIDNHCSTEYQAVKKHQVALIYMSKSKAEVAYLLANITEHLEDGALIFMVGENNAGIRSANKFFAPYGDICNKLDAARRSSLFVTELTKPVAKFVQDDWITTFPITVNSIELTVCTLPGVFSHGKLDTGSKILLNNLHKKPSGRVLDLGCGAGIIGSYIAKRFPASKVEMTDVSALAVKSSQLTLAANELAGQAYISDVYSDISGKFDYIISNPPFHAGVKTHYASTETFLKEANDHINPRGHLVLVANSFLKYPEIIEASFGHCLLQIKSSKFAVYYANK; from the coding sequence ATGATCAGCAATAGCTATACCCTAGCAAGTCAATTACTCGAACGTAATACTGCACATTTTGAAGACAAAGACCTGTTGATTGCGGGTTACATCGAAGATACATACCCGACAGAATTAGCTAAAATAGCAAAAAAAGTAACGTTATTCAGCTACGATTATTCCGCTAAACTACATTATGATAACGTCAGTAATATTGATAATCATTGCTCGACTGAATATCAAGCCGTTAAAAAGCACCAAGTTGCGTTGATCTATATGTCAAAATCAAAAGCAGAAGTAGCATATCTATTAGCCAACATTACTGAACATCTTGAAGATGGCGCGTTGATATTCATGGTGGGTGAAAACAATGCCGGCATTCGCAGTGCCAATAAATTCTTTGCCCCGTATGGCGATATCTGTAACAAACTCGATGCAGCGCGCCGCAGTTCGTTGTTTGTAACGGAACTAACTAAGCCAGTGGCTAAATTTGTGCAAGATGATTGGATTACAACATTCCCTATCACAGTAAATAGTATTGAGTTAACCGTATGTACATTACCGGGCGTATTTAGCCACGGTAAGCTGGATACGGGCAGTAAAATCCTACTTAATAACTTACACAAGAAACCATCCGGTCGTGTGCTTGATCTGGGTTGTGGTGCCGGTATTATCGGTAGTTATATCGCTAAACGTTTCCCTGCAAGTAAGGTGGAAATGACCGATGTCAGCGCGCTTGCGGTTAAATCGAGTCAATTAACCTTAGCGGCGAATGAATTAGCGGGTCAAGCTTACATTTCTGATGTGTATTCTGATATTAGTGGTAAATTTGATTATATTATTTCTAACCCACCCTTCCATGCTGGAGTAAAAACCCACTACGCAAGTACTGAGACATTCTTAAAAGAAGCCAATGATCACATTAATCCCCGCGGTCATTTAGTTTTAGTGGCAAATAGCTTCCTTAAATACCCAGAGATTATCGAAGCAAGTTTTGGGCATTGTTTATTACAAATAAAATCATCTAAATTCGCAGTCTATTACGCTAACAAATAA
- the ftsX gene encoding permease-like cell division protein FtsX, whose protein sequence is MNKQLNKPDATVIKRIQIRCQQHIHQAISSLADVWRTPIASLMTMLVLGVSLALPSTLYVVLKNSQTVSQEWSSPTDINLFLKKELPESRYKNLLHRLKTYKEVDSVEYISKAQGMQEFKRTSGLVSALTLLDHNPLPAVVVVTPKPYYRSSIAAQELLAKLEREPEVQQGKLDIMWLARLEGIISIFSDAVLVVSVLLLSSVLLITGNTIRLNILSNRAEIEVLKLIGATNAFVQRPFLYTGFWYGAIGGILAWLVTMFMVYWMEDTVLNLAQLYDTEFSIEGLVFNEVMLLFITAIGMGLSSAAISVNYYIAKIEPS, encoded by the coding sequence ATGAACAAGCAACTCAACAAACCTGATGCAACCGTTATTAAACGTATTCAAATTCGTTGCCAGCAGCATATTCATCAAGCCATATCGAGTTTAGCAGACGTGTGGCGTACGCCGATTGCATCATTGATGACCATGTTGGTACTTGGGGTTAGTTTAGCCTTACCAAGCACCTTGTACGTGGTATTAAAAAATAGCCAAACCGTAAGCCAAGAATGGAGCAGTCCGACAGACATTAATTTATTCTTAAAAAAAGAGTTACCTGAGTCTCGTTATAAAAATTTACTGCATCGCTTAAAGACCTACAAAGAGGTTGATAGCGTTGAGTACATTTCCAAAGCACAGGGCATGCAAGAATTTAAGCGTACTTCTGGGTTAGTATCGGCATTAACCCTGTTAGACCATAACCCATTACCAGCCGTCGTGGTGGTCACTCCTAAGCCTTATTATCGCAGTTCCATTGCCGCACAAGAGTTACTGGCTAAGCTAGAGCGTGAGCCTGAGGTGCAACAAGGGAAGCTGGATATTATGTGGTTAGCACGGTTAGAAGGCATTATTTCTATTTTTAGTGATGCCGTGTTAGTTGTTTCCGTTCTATTATTAAGTTCAGTATTATTAATTACGGGCAATACCATCCGCTTAAATATTTTATCTAACCGTGCTGAAATTGAAGTATTAAAATTAATTGGCGCGACCAATGCATTTGTGCAACGACCATTTTTATATACCGGATTTTGGTATGGTGCTATTGGTGGTATTTTAGCTTGGTTAGTGACTATGTTTATGGTGTATTGGATGGAAGATACCGTGCTCAACCTGGCTCAGTTATATGATACCGAGTTTAGTATTGAGGGGTTAGTATTTAACGAGGTCATGTTGTTGTTTATTACCGCGATTGGTATGGGACTGAGCTCTGCCGCTATTTCTGTTAATTACTATATTGCTAAAATTGAACCTAGCTAA
- the ftsE gene encoding cell division ATP-binding protein FtsE encodes MIRFDNVSKVYPGSLCALQKVNFHLEKGEMAFLTGPSGAGKSTLLKLISMLERPSAGDVIINGRNVSKINKTDIPFLRRDIGIVFQEHRLLVDRTICDNVALPLIIKGYTAKQVKNRVLAALDKVGLYNKAKCYPPMLSGGEQQRVGIARAIISRPKLLLADEPTGNLDPQLSMEIIKLFEEFNRTGTSVLIATHDLGLIAKMRYRTLRIKAGEMCNDELQGI; translated from the coding sequence ATGATTCGGTTTGATAATGTATCTAAAGTTTATCCTGGCAGCCTCTGCGCATTACAGAAAGTTAATTTTCATCTTGAGAAAGGCGAAATGGCTTTTTTAACGGGACCCTCTGGCGCCGGTAAAAGTACCTTATTAAAGCTAATTAGTATGTTAGAACGACCAAGTGCAGGCGATGTTATCATTAATGGTCGCAATGTCAGTAAGATCAATAAAACTGACATTCCCTTTTTACGTCGTGACATTGGTATCGTTTTTCAAGAACACCGTTTATTAGTCGACCGTACCATTTGTGATAATGTTGCATTGCCTTTAATTATCAAAGGTTATACCGCGAAACAAGTTAAAAATAGGGTACTGGCGGCATTAGATAAAGTGGGTTTATACAATAAAGCCAAGTGCTATCCACCGATGCTTTCGGGTGGTGAGCAACAACGGGTGGGTATTGCTAGGGCTATTATTTCGCGTCCCAAATTGTTGCTTGCGGATGAACCCACCGGTAATTTAGACCCGCAGTTATCAATGGAAATCATCAAGTTATTTGAGGAATTCAATCGCACTGGTACTTCAGTATTGATTGCTACTCATGATTTGGGCTTGATTGCTAAAATGCGTTATCGCACCTTACGTATTAAGGCCGGTGAGATGTGTAATGACGAGTTACAAGGGATTTAA